CTGCGCTGCGACTTGCCGCCGCGGCTTTGCTTCTGCCTCTTCTGACATGGACTGCGGCCAGCGCCGCCGACTATCCCGAGCCGAAGCGCGGAACCTATGTCGCGCGCGACTTCCGCTTTCATACCGGTCAGGTCATCCCAGAGCTGAAGCTCAGCTATGTGACGATCGGCAATCCGACCGGCGAGCCGGTTCTGGTTCTGCACGGCACCGCGGGATCGGCGGCCAACATGCTCAATCCGGGCTTTGCCGGCGAACTGTTCGGCGCAGGCCAGCCGCTCGATGCGGCGAAGTACTTCATCATCATCCCGGACGCGATTGGCGCGGGACAATCGTCCAAGCCGTCGGACGGCCTGCGCGCCCAGTTCCCGCGCTACAATTACGACGACATGGTCGCCGGTCACCACCGGCTCGTGACCGAGGGCCTGGGCATTCGCCGCCTGCGCCTCGTCATCGGCAATTCCATGGGTGGGATGCAGACCTGGGTCTGGGGTGTCACCCATCCCGATTTCATGGATGCGCTGGTGCCGATGGCCTCGCAGCCGACCGAGATGTCCAGCCGCAACTGGATGATGCGCCGCCTGATCATTGACACGGTCCGCAACGACCCCGCCTGGAACAATGGCAACTACACCACGCAGCCGCCGAGCCTGAGGGTCGCCAACGCCTTCTATGGCATTGCCACCAATGGCGGAACGCTGGCCTACCAGCAGATGGCGCCGACGCGCGAGGCGGCCGACAAGCTGCTCGACGCGCGCCTCGCTGCGCCCTTCGGTGCCGATGCGAACGACTTCATGTATCAGTGGGACGCGTCACGCGACTACAATCCGGCGCCCCGCCTGGAGCGGATCAAAGCGGCGCTACTGGTGATCAATTCCGCCGATGACGAGCGCAATCCGCCCGAGACCGGCATCATGGACCGCGAGCTAAAGCGCGTCGCCGGGGCCCGTCTGCTGCTGATCCCGGCGAGCACCGAGACCAGGGGTCATGGCACAACAGGCATGGCGCGGCTCTGGAAGCGCGAGCTGCAGGAATTCCTCGCGCAAGTGCCCCGCCGGGCGATGTGAGGCGGAAGTCGCATCTTCA
This region of Phreatobacter aquaticus genomic DNA includes:
- a CDS encoding alpha/beta fold hydrolase, with translation MTIASALRLAAAALLLPLLTWTAASAADYPEPKRGTYVARDFRFHTGQVIPELKLSYVTIGNPTGEPVLVLHGTAGSAANMLNPGFAGELFGAGQPLDAAKYFIIIPDAIGAGQSSKPSDGLRAQFPRYNYDDMVAGHHRLVTEGLGIRRLRLVIGNSMGGMQTWVWGVTHPDFMDALVPMASQPTEMSSRNWMMRRLIIDTVRNDPAWNNGNYTTQPPSLRVANAFYGIATNGGTLAYQQMAPTREAADKLLDARLAAPFGADANDFMYQWDASRDYNPAPRLERIKAALLVINSADDERNPPETGIMDRELKRVAGARLLLIPASTETRGHGTTGMARLWKRELQEFLAQVPRRAM